The following are from one region of the Oncorhynchus nerka isolate Pitt River unplaced genomic scaffold, Oner_Uvic_2.0 unplaced_scaffold_1006, whole genome shotgun sequence genome:
- the LOC135570276 gene encoding uncharacterized protein LOC135570276 yields MSFLPVESWNQPPALQEPATSPPNLQEPALQSYRNQPPALQSYRNQPPALQSGRNQPPALQSGRNQPPALQPCRNQPPAFQSYRNQPPALQSYRNQPPALQSGRNQPPAIQSGRNQPPALQSCRNQPPAFQSCRNQPPAFQSYRNQPPALKEPATSPPVLQEPATSPPVLQEPATSPPVLQEPALPSQPPALKEPATSPPGASHQPSSPEGASHQPSSPARNQPPALQEAATSPPGGSHQPSRSQPTSPPVPERTSHQPSRSHPPPSSPEGTSHQPSSPEGTSHQPSSPEGTSHQPSRSHHQPSRRQPPALQEAAASQPPALRRQPPALQEPAASPPVQKEPATSPPVLKEPAISPPVLKEPAISPPVLKEPAISPPVASHQPSRSQPPALQEPATSPPEPATSPPALQEPATSHQPCSPAGASHQPSWNQPPALQSSWNQPPDLQSSWNQPPALQSSRNQPPAFQSCRNQPPALQTSRNQPPALQTSRNQPPALQTSRCLQCTTGMSTP; encoded by the exons ATGTCTTTCCTCCCGGTGGAGAGTTG gaaccagccaccagccctccaggagccagccaccagccctccaaacCTGCAGGAACCAGCCCTCCAGTCCtacaggaaccagccaccagccctccagtcctacaggaaccagccaccagccctccagtctggcaggaaccagccaccagccctccagtctggcaggaaccagccaccagccctccaaccctgcaggaaccagccaccagccttCCAGTCCtacaggaaccagccaccagccctccagtcctacaggaaccagccaccagccctccagtctggcaggaaccagccaccagccatcCAGTCTggcaggaaccagccaccagccctccagtcctgcaggaaccagccaccagccttCCAGTCCtgcaggaaccagccaccagccttCCAGTCCtacaggaaccagccaccagccctgaaggaaccagccaccagccctccagtcctgcaggagccagccaccagccctccagtcctgcaggaaccagccaccagccctccagtcctccaggaaCCAGCCCTACC gagccagccaccagccctgaaggaaccagccaccagccctccaggagccagccaccagccctccagcccaGAAGGAGCCAGCCATCAGCCCTCCAGTCCTgccaggaaccagccaccagccctccaggaggcagccaccagccctccaggaggcagccaccagccctccaggagccagcccaccagccctccagtcccagaaagaaccagccaccagccctccaggagcCATCCACCACCCTCCAGTCCAgaaggaaccagccaccagccctccagtccaGAAGggaccagccaccagccctccagtccagaaggaaccagccaccagccctccaggagcca ccaccagccctccaggaggcagccaccagccctccaggaggcagccgccagccagccaccagccctcagGAGGCAGCCGCCAGCCCTCCAGGAGCCAGCCGCCAGCCCTCCAGTCCAgaaggaaccagccaccagccctccagtcctgaAGGAACCAGCCATCAGCCCTCCAGTCCTGAAGGAACCAGCCATCAGCCCTCCAGTCCTGAAGGAACCAGCCATCAGCCCTCCAGtcgccagccaccagccctccaggagccagccaccagccctccaggagccagccaccagccctcca gaaccagccaccagccctccagccctgcaggaaccagccaccagccaccagccctgcAGTCCTGCAGGAGCCAGCCATCAGCCCTCttggaaccagccaccagccctccagtcctctTGGAACCAGCCACCAGACCTCCAGTCCTCttggaaccagccaccagccctccagtcctccaggaaccagccaccagccttCCAGTCCtgcaggaaccagccaccagccctccagaccagcaggaaccagccaccagccctccagaccagcaggaaccagccaccagccctccagaccAGCAGGTGTCTCCAGTGTACCACTGGTATGTCCACACCGTAG